The Erythrobacter sp. Alg231-14 genome has a segment encoding these proteins:
- a CDS encoding cell wall hydrolase, protein MKTLRSLFGHTPNKTPAVIALPDRSGEDALVDRANPSPRTNGEDDPAQDNGAKRRITLPNVTLPTLPIRKRVAVLLAAIAVPAMAAPGDFGALPGAAPTEAELVNARLSQQLAENPAMPFEKPGMSFPGSAFFFLADPPSGALVALPTVDATDPGAEAGRELGELIDAGPSAQPFFSAGGVSHMRASECLAQAIWYEAASESEAGQRAVAQVVLNRVAHRSWPGSVCGVVYEGSQRSTGCQFSFTCDGSLARRATGSAWASAQRIAGEALSGSVYEPIGHATHYHTLWVNPYWASSLDHVGTIGAHRFYRNRGAAGEASAFAGRYAGFEPGVSGRMMPVSTGAGTRIGLPDLPGANTGSSGSVSSTNPSTQYGSGPADGAVSSNAPEPILADPALSGVGQVREDYARAGQWKSDAAREALQAEERALAVENAGGNANGTSPDDADASPPPQSDEPTP, encoded by the coding sequence ATGAAAACGCTTCGATCCCTATTCGGCCATACGCCAAACAAGACGCCAGCCGTCATCGCCCTTCCCGATAGAAGCGGCGAAGATGCGCTTGTGGATCGCGCCAATCCATCACCGCGCACCAACGGTGAAGATGACCCCGCACAGGATAACGGCGCCAAGCGACGCATTACCCTGCCTAATGTTACCCTGCCCACACTTCCTATACGCAAACGGGTCGCGGTTTTGTTGGCAGCCATTGCCGTGCCCGCAATGGCCGCGCCGGGTGATTTTGGCGCGCTACCCGGTGCTGCGCCAACAGAGGCGGAATTGGTCAATGCGCGGCTGTCGCAACAGCTCGCCGAAAATCCCGCCATGCCGTTTGAAAAACCGGGCATGAGCTTTCCCGGCTCCGCGTTCTTCTTCCTTGCCGATCCGCCATCGGGAGCATTGGTCGCCCTGCCCACCGTGGACGCCACCGATCCGGGCGCCGAAGCGGGCCGCGAGCTGGGCGAATTGATCGATGCCGGCCCCTCGGCTCAACCGTTTTTCAGCGCGGGCGGCGTCAGCCACATGCGCGCATCGGAATGTTTGGCGCAGGCGATTTGGTACGAAGCCGCCAGCGAAAGCGAAGCGGGCCAACGCGCCGTTGCGCAGGTTGTCCTTAACCGGGTCGCCCATCGCAGTTGGCCCGGCAGCGTCTGCGGCGTTGTCTACGAAGGGTCTCAACGCAGCACAGGGTGCCAATTCTCTTTCACGTGCGACGGCAGCCTTGCCCGACGCGCGACCGGTTCAGCATGGGCCAGCGCGCAACGGATCGCGGGCGAAGCGTTGTCCGGCAGCGTATACGAACCGATTGGCCACGCCACGCATTACCACACGCTATGGGTAAACCCGTACTGGGCGAGCAGTCTCGACCATGTCGGTACAATCGGCGCGCACCGATTCTATCGCAATCGCGGCGCGGCCGGCGAGGCGTCCGCCTTTGCGGGGCGCTATGCCGGGTTCGAACCGGGCGTATCCGGGCGCATGATGCCCGTTTCAACCGGCGCTGGGACCCGCATCGGATTGCCCGACTTGCCGGGTGCCAACACCGGCAGCAGCGGTTCTGTTTCATCCACCAACCCATCCACCCAATATGGCAGCGGCCCTGCCGATGGTGCCGTATCGTCAAACGCGCCCGAACCGATCCTAGCGGACCCCGCCCTTTCCGGGGTTGGTCAAGTGCGCGAAGATTATGCTCGCGCCGGTCAATGGAAAAGCGACGCGGCGCGCGAAGCATTGCAAGCCGAAGAACGCGCGCTGGCGGTTGAAAATGCGGGCGGCAACGCAAACGGCACTTCGCCGGACGATGCCGACGCCTCGCCCCCGCCGCAAAGCGATGAGCCCACCCCCTGA
- a CDS encoding putative bifunctional diguanylate cyclase/phosphodiesterase — translation MLVSTLYAQPSSLAIGALATVAAAVVSAWIADLPELYVAAFVLGLIAAARVTAALGMSPDSESSSTASLELVYEIGAFSYALALGCTAAFTIIVNTNTEVEVLMVANAVGYGIGVSARNAGRLTIAIGQLTFTCLPIALAAFWTGKPGFIALGVTILLLIPAMISIAGNIFKVLRDSIASAETSKKLAEKMQVLARTDVVTGLANRAGLNHAMVETMMGVDDDSHLALIWIDLDRFKEVNDLLGHPVGDRVLSEVAKRLSAVSPDGGTVARFGGDEFIVFCPIVDRKDSERLASEIHAEIMRPFRIDGERLEVRASLGVALLPENGTDADTLMQSADLALYHAKVGGRAQTCFYDGSMSRDLVRRREIEDELRAALQRDELSIFFQPIVNLETGRIKTFEALVRWFHPEKGELRPDEFIPVAEETGVIVTLGNWITAQAARIAASWPEDVTIAVNLSPLQIRAPGAALGIKNALREAGLDPRRLELEVTESLFIEDNHATAAFIEELSEIGVRFALDDFGTGYSSLGYINKFPFSKIKVDRSFVSGEQVGKKSEAIIRAVAEMGTTLGMDIVAEGLETIEQVQSVKDAGCNLGQGYYFSRAVPDYLAAMLLTQERDQESRQATG, via the coding sequence ATGCTTGTCAGCACGCTCTATGCACAACCTTCCAGCCTTGCGATTGGCGCGCTAGCCACTGTGGCCGCGGCGGTCGTGTCGGCATGGATCGCCGACCTCCCCGAACTCTACGTCGCAGCCTTTGTGTTGGGATTGATCGCGGCGGCGCGCGTGACTGCGGCGTTGGGCATGTCGCCCGATTCCGAGAGCAGCAGCACCGCATCGCTCGAACTTGTCTACGAAATCGGCGCGTTCAGTTACGCCTTGGCGTTGGGTTGCACCGCCGCCTTCACGATTATCGTCAACACCAACACCGAAGTCGAAGTTTTGATGGTCGCCAATGCCGTGGGCTACGGCATCGGTGTGTCGGCGCGCAACGCCGGACGTCTGACCATCGCAATCGGACAATTGACGTTCACCTGTTTGCCGATAGCCTTGGCCGCATTCTGGACCGGGAAGCCGGGCTTTATCGCTTTGGGCGTCACCATCCTTTTGCTGATCCCGGCGATGATTTCGATCGCGGGCAACATTTTCAAAGTTTTGCGTGATTCCATCGCATCGGCCGAAACCAGTAAGAAACTGGCTGAAAAGATGCAGGTGCTAGCGCGGACCGACGTTGTCACAGGCCTCGCCAATCGCGCTGGTTTGAACCACGCTATGGTCGAAACCATGATGGGCGTGGACGATGACAGTCACTTGGCGTTGATCTGGATCGATCTGGATCGGTTTAAAGAGGTGAACGACCTGCTCGGCCATCCGGTCGGCGACCGCGTTCTTAGCGAAGTGGCCAAACGCCTTTCCGCTGTTTCCCCCGACGGCGGAACTGTGGCCCGATTTGGCGGCGATGAATTCATCGTCTTTTGCCCCATCGTGGATCGCAAAGATTCAGAACGCCTCGCCAGTGAAATTCACGCCGAGATCATGCGTCCCTTCCGCATCGATGGCGAACGTTTGGAAGTGCGCGCATCTTTGGGTGTAGCTTTGCTGCCCGAAAACGGCACCGACGCGGACACATTGATGCAAAGCGCCGACCTCGCTTTATACCATGCGAAGGTTGGCGGGCGCGCGCAAACATGTTTCTATGACGGTTCGATGAGCCGCGATTTGGTTCGCCGTCGCGAAATCGAAGACGAATTGCGCGCCGCATTGCAGCGCGACGAATTGTCCATTTTCTTCCAGCCGATCGTCAATTTGGAAACCGGCCGGATCAAGACATTCGAAGCCTTGGTGCGTTGGTTCCACCCTGAAAAGGGCGAATTGCGGCCGGATGAATTCATCCCCGTCGCAGAAGAGACCGGTGTTATTGTTACTTTGGGCAATTGGATCACCGCGCAAGCCGCGCGGATCGCGGCCAGCTGGCCCGAAGATGTGACCATTGCGGTCAACCTATCACCGCTGCAAATTCGCGCACCGGGCGCGGCATTGGGCATCAAAAACGCCCTGCGCGAAGCCGGTTTGGACCCGCGCCGTTTGGAATTGGAGGTCACCGAAAGCCTCTTTATCGAAGACAACCACGCGACCGCCGCCTTTATCGAAGAACTGTCCGAAATCGGCGTCCGCTTTGCGCTGGACGATTTTGGAACAGGCTATTCCTCGCTGGGATACATCAACAAATTCCCGTTCTCGAAAATTAAGGTCGATCGCAGCTTCGTCTCTGGCGAACAGGTCGGCAAAAAGAGCGAAGCGATCATTCGCGCTGTTGCCGAAATGGGCACCACATTGGGCATGGATATTGTCGCCGAAGGGCTTGAGACAATCGAGCAAGTTCAATCTGTGAAAGACGCCGGCTGCAACCTTGGCCAAGGGTACTATTTCAGTCGCGCCGTCCCCGATTACCTCGCCGCGATGCTTTTGACGCAAGAACGCGATCAAGAGTCTCGCCAAGCCACCGGCTAA
- the mdh gene encoding malate dehydrogenase, whose product MARKKISLIGSGMIGGTLAHLAAKKEMGDIVLFDIAEGMPQGKALDLSQCGPIEGFDAKVTGSNDYADIAGSDVIIVTAGVPRKPGMSRDDLLGINLKVMKAVGEGIKNNAPDAFVICITNPLDAMVWALREFSGLPHNKVVGMAGVLDSARFATFLAWEFDCSVKDVNAFVLGGHGDTMVPVLSYSTINGIPVKDMAKIKGISEDRLDAIVARTRAGGGEIVKLLGNGSAYYAPATSAISMAEAYLGDQKRILPSASFVEGKYGLDGLYVGVPTVIGAGGTEDVVEIELSDEERANLTVSVDAVKELLDACKGLDSSLA is encoded by the coding sequence ATGGCCCGCAAGAAAATCTCGCTTATCGGTTCCGGCATGATTGGCGGCACGCTCGCCCACCTCGCCGCTAAGAAAGAAATGGGCGACATCGTCCTGTTCGACATCGCCGAAGGCATGCCTCAGGGTAAAGCGCTCGACCTGTCGCAATGCGGCCCGATCGAAGGGTTCGACGCGAAAGTCACCGGATCAAACGATTACGCCGACATCGCCGGCAGCGACGTCATCATCGTGACCGCAGGCGTCCCCCGCAAGCCGGGAATGAGCCGCGACGATCTGCTCGGCATCAACTTGAAAGTTATGAAGGCCGTTGGCGAAGGCATTAAGAACAACGCCCCCGACGCTTTTGTGATCTGCATCACCAACCCGCTCGACGCGATGGTTTGGGCCTTGCGCGAATTTTCGGGCCTTCCGCACAACAAAGTCGTCGGCATGGCGGGCGTTTTGGATAGCGCGCGTTTCGCAACCTTCCTTGCATGGGAATTCGATTGCAGCGTCAAAGACGTCAACGCATTCGTTCTGGGCGGCCATGGCGACACGATGGTCCCGGTCTTGTCCTACTCCACGATCAACGGCATCCCGGTAAAGGATATGGCGAAGATCAAAGGCATCTCTGAAGATCGCCTCGACGCGATTGTTGCGCGCACTCGCGCTGGCGGCGGCGAGATTGTGAAGCTGCTCGGCAATGGTTCGGCCTATTACGCGCCAGCAACCAGCGCGATCAGTATGGCCGAAGCCTATCTTGGCGACCAGAAACGCATCCTGCCAAGCGCGTCGTTCGTTGAAGGCAAATACGGCCTCGACGGTCTGTATGTCGGCGTCCCAACAGTCATCGGCGCAGGCGGCACCGAAGACGTCGTGGAAATCGAACTGAGCGACGAAGAGCGCGCCAACCTCACAG